The following proteins are encoded in a genomic region of Oncorhynchus kisutch isolate 150728-3 linkage group LG6, Okis_V2, whole genome shotgun sequence:
- the LOC109892566 gene encoding CUE domain-containing protein 1 yields MMTSLFRRHSNSSGNHGDVAPHEESPAPGELNNSRPGGSGRTVRRLEFNQAMEDFRTMFPSMEQEVIECVLRANHGAVDSTIDQLLQMSLDGHGSIDSSDSEDSLPPEILERTLEPDSSDEEPLPVYSPPSYDMHIYDRKYPDEVLPTASPPPSFDASQTPPCQPPPCPPPPASQWQVGSYRNWNPPLLGNLPDDFLRILPQQLDSLPCSYTSLMQSSLTQPSSSSSLSSMTQQVQPGAGARAGQNGMETEQERKLKQYLGDERIALFLQNEEFMRELQRNREFLIALERDRLQYESKTSKSHHSTAFMGMSTPGDNCASGSGEACTDVTDDALFRDKLKHMGKSTRKKLFEVARAFSEKTRRRKTKRRALLKHHSLGNAASTANLLDDEDAGHLSEKDNQLKRPGPQEEEVPQQEVLS; encoded by the exons ATGATGACCAGCCTGTTTCGCCGCCACAGCAACAGCAGTGGTAACCATGGTGATGTGGCTCCGCACGAGGAAAGCCCTGCTCCAGGCGAACTCAACAACAGTCGTCCCGGTGGGAGTGGGCGCACGGTGCGGCGTCTGGAGTTCAACCAGGCCATGGAGGACTTCAGGACCATGTTCCCCAGCATGGAACAGGAGGTGATAGAGTGTGTTCTGCGGGCCAATCACGGAGCCGTGGACTCCACCATCGACCAGCTGCTCCAGATGAGCCTAGACGGACACGGCTCTATCGACAGCTCTGACTCAGAGGACAGCCTTCCTCCTGAG ATCCTGGAGAGGACGTTGGAGCCGGACAGCTCTGACGAGGAGCCCCTGCCGGTCTACTCCCCGCCCTCCTATGACATGCACATCTACGACAGGAAGTACCCAGACGAGGTCCTGCCCACAGCCTCACCACCTCCCAG CTTTGATGCCAGTCAAACTCCTCCCTGCCAGCCCCCTCCTTGTCCACCCCCCCCTGCCAGTCAATGGCAGGTTGGCAGTTACAGGAACTGGAACCCACCGTTACTAGGCAACCTCCCTGATGACTTCCTGCGGATCCTGCCTCAGCAGCTGGATAGTCTGCCA TGCTCATACACCAGCCTAATGCAGAGTAGTCTGACCCAGCCCTCGTCCTCTTCATCCCTGTCATCCATGACGCAGCAGGTTCAGCCGGGGGCGGGGGCCAGGGCAGGCCAGAATGGCATGGAGACTGAGCAGGAGAGGAAGCTGAAGCAGTACTTGGGAGATGAGCGCATCGCACTCTTCCTGCAGAACGAGGAGTTTATGAGGGAGCTGCAGCGCAACCGCGAGTTCCTCATCGCCCTTGAGAGAG ATCGGCTGCAGTATGAGTCAAAGACATCCAAGTCCCATCATTCAACAGCTTTCATGGGGATGTCCACTCCAG GAGATAATTGTGCCTCAGGCTCTGGGGAGGCCTGCACCGATGTTACAGACGATGCCTTGTTCCGTGACAAACTCAAGCACATGGGCAAAT CTACACGGAAGAAGCTTTTTGAAGTCGCTAGAGCTTTCTCTGAAAAGACCAGAAGAAGAAAAACGAAAAGGAGAGCCCTCTTGAAACACCATTC ACTGGGTAATGCTGCCTCCACTGCCAACCTCTTGGATGACGAAGATGCCGGACACCTGAGTG AGAAGGACAACCAACTTAAGAGACCAGGCCCTCAGGAAGAGGAGGTGCCCCAGCAGGAAGTGTTGTCATG A